One segment of Hippopotamus amphibius kiboko isolate mHipAmp2 chromosome 4, mHipAmp2.hap2, whole genome shotgun sequence DNA contains the following:
- the ACYP1 gene encoding acylphosphatase-1 isoform X1, whose translation MLSDPGVCPPLATVGAPRCALKSFCRRIPVSAFLAGVGLLIAFLSTRGCFVRAPDLTMNMAEGDTLISVDYEVFGKVQGVFFRKYTQAEGKKLGLVGWVQNTDQGTVQGQLQGPTSKVRHMQEWLETKGSPKSHIDRASFNNEKVISKLDYSDFQIVK comes from the exons ATGCTCTCAGATCCTGGGGTGTGCCCTCCTCTGGCGACAGTAGGAGCGCCTAGGTGTGCCCTCAAGTCATTCTGCCGCAGGATTCCGGTGTCGGCCTTCTTAGCGGGTGTGGGCCTGCTGATAGCCTTTCTTAGCACGCGCGGCTGCTTTGTACGGGCCCCAG ATCTGACCATGAACATGGCAGAAGGGGACACCCTGATATCAGTGGATTATGAAGTTTTTGGGAAGGTGCAAGGGGTGTTTTTCCGCAAGTACACTCAG gCTGAGGGTAAAAAGCTCGGATTAGTAGGCTGGGTCCAGAACACTGACCAGGGCACAGTGCAAGGACAATTGCAAGGTCCCACCTCCAAAGTACGTCATATGCAGGAATGGCTTGAGACAAAAGGAAGTCCCAAATCGCACATCGACAGAGCAAGCTTCAACAATGAGAAAGTCATCTCAAAGTTGGATTACTCAGATTTCCAAATTGTGAAATAA
- the ACYP1 gene encoding acylphosphatase-1 isoform X2 has product MNMAEGDTLISVDYEVFGKVQGVFFRKYTQAEGKKLGLVGWVQNTDQGTVQGQLQGPTSKVRHMQEWLETKGSPKSHIDRASFNNEKVISKLDYSDFQIVK; this is encoded by the exons ATGAACATGGCAGAAGGGGACACCCTGATATCAGTGGATTATGAAGTTTTTGGGAAGGTGCAAGGGGTGTTTTTCCGCAAGTACACTCAG gCTGAGGGTAAAAAGCTCGGATTAGTAGGCTGGGTCCAGAACACTGACCAGGGCACAGTGCAAGGACAATTGCAAGGTCCCACCTCCAAAGTACGTCATATGCAGGAATGGCTTGAGACAAAAGGAAGTCCCAAATCGCACATCGACAGAGCAAGCTTCAACAATGAGAAAGTCATCTCAAAGTTGGATTACTCAGATTTCCAAATTGTGAAATAA
- the ZC2HC1C gene encoding zinc finger C2HC domain-containing protein 1C, whose product MAGLQLALPLPVGIMLPHNKAEAPELHSTKQDPHEKGDSSQQSSMRHLRNNFQQKLLSNEELMLDNLYTHPKWNTCTKARSYSYPHCAGISPQDARSNPQGQAKGSFYLSGPQSWYPKANHQELIPFTKKRVGVDRAYPLKPVFHRKSHSTGEAGTDGNQNISPRPPGQRKFSYSGFSSRNWVNSSVAGTVAATQEERVIADPNRTEWMQIQRLEAAGESLEEEIRRKETLLREKLKKTEEELRRIQKEKEQAEENEKRELHRMVLSGRRVTGSSNTTYKPVFSPEFMSEDVFSRDKGEDETWGRFQESSSPFQFSDYEIQKLKRERLVASNNKIRDRVSGPLKGKFCQASEAPLRALWRSTSNSSLPRAPDSLGSSCSTEEPELGECSHCGRKFLLLRLERHSNICCRMQGSKRKVFDSSRARAKGTELEQYLNWKGPVSVKAEPPHKSNWRQKHESFIRTLRQAREVQEVIAKGGNPSDLPPILPTENPDYIQCPHCSRHFAPKVAERHIPKCKTIKNRPPPPRKHYS is encoded by the exons ATGGCTGGTCTCCAGTTGGCGCTGCCTCTGCCTGTGGGCATTATGCTCCCACATAATAAAGCGGAAGCTCCAGAGCTCCACTCAACGAAACAAGATCCCCATGAAAAAGGTGACTCTTCCCAGCAGTCCTCTATGAGGCACCTGAGGAACAATTTCCAGCAGAAGCTTTTGAGCAATGAGGAGCTGATGCTGGATAATCTCTACACTCACCCCAAATGGAACACCTGCACAAAAGCCCGGAGCTACTCTTATCCCCATTGTGCTGGAATCAGCCCGCAAGATGCAAGGAGCAATCCTCAGGGCCAAGCAAAGGGTTCGTTTTACTTATCAGGGCCCCAGTCCTGGTACCCCAAAGCAAATCACCAGGAGCTCATCCCCTTTACAAAGAAGCGAGTTGGGGTGGACCGGGCATACCCACTGAAACCTGTGTTTCACCGGAAGTCCCATAGTACAGGTGAGGCTGGCACTGATGGGAACCAGAACATCTCTCCAAGACCCCCTGGGCAAAGAAAGTTTTCATATAGTGGCTTCAGTTCAAGGAACTGGGTGAATTCATCTGTAGCTGGTACCGTTGCTGCCACGCAGGAGGAAAGGGTCATTGCAGACCCCAACAGGACAGAGTGGATGCAGATCCAAAGactggaagctgcaggggagagTTTAGAGGAGGAAATCCGCAGAAAAGAGACTCTACTGAGGGAAAAGCTGAAGAAGACAGAGGAGGAACTCAGAAGGatccagaaggagaaagaacaggCTGAGGAAAACGAAAAGAGAGAGCTGCACAGAATGGTCCTCTCCGGGAGGAGAGTTACAGGCAGTAGCAACACCACATACAAACCTGTCTTCTCCCCAGAATTCATGTCCGAGGACGTCTTCAGTAGAGACAAGGGAGAGGATGAAACTTGGGGACGATTTCAAGAAAGTTCTAGTCCATTCCAGTTCTCTGATTATGAAATTCAGAAGCTCAAAAGAGAAAGACTGGTGGCAAGCAATAACAAAATCCGAGACCGAGTCTCAGGGCCATTGAAGGGGAAGTTTTGTCAAGCTTCAGAAGCACCACTCAGGGCTTTGTGGAGATCCACCAGCAATTCTAGCTTGCCTAGGGCACCAGACTCCTTGGGCTCCAGCTGTTCCACTGAAGAGCCAGAACTGGGTGAGTGCAGCCACTGTGGCCGAAAGTTTCTCTTGCTTAGGCTGGAGAGACACTCCAACATCTGCTGCAGGATGCAGGGTTCCAAGAGAAAAGTGTTCGACTCCTCCAGGGCCCGGGCAAAGGGCACAGAACTAGAGCAGTACTTGAACTGGAAGGGACCAGTCTCAGTCAAG GCTGAACCTCCTCACAAGAGCAACTGGAGACAGAAGCATGAATCTTTTATCCGTACCCTCCGTCAGGCTCGAGAGGTCCAGGAGGTAATTGCCAAAGGTGGAAACCCCTCAGACCTGCCTCCCATCCTGCCTACAGAAAATCCAGACTACATTCAGTGTCCTCACTGTAGCCGCCACTTTGCTCCCAAGGTGGCAGAGCGGCACATTCCCAAGTGTAAGACCATCAAGAATCGTCCTCCGCCTCCAAGGAAGCATTACAGTTGA